Within Thermodesulfovibrio thiophilus DSM 17215, the genomic segment TTCTTGCCCTTCACACTTAAAGGAATACCAAGTATCACCTGTGCATTCATAAGCTTGAGTCTTCTTGCAGCAGCACCCACAGTATACATAACTCTATTGTCAACTCCGAGTTCTTTGGCAACAGAGACTACCGAACCTATTGCAATTCCAAGATCTACCGCTCTAATTGTACAGACAGGGCCAGAATACTCAAGTTCATGAGCTTTCTGTTTAAGAATTGTTTTACAGTCATATCCACATGCACCGCAATTGACACCGGCAGGTTTTTTAAAATTCAAACCGATAAGTATGACTGCTTCAGAATCTCTAACATTCTGAGCATCTCTTTTAAAAAATTTATATACATCTCCTCTGTCTCCGATGCTATCCAGCTCCTGAGCAAGTTTGTCCTTTTCTTTTTCTGTTACAACTCCTGTAATGATTTCATCTTCTCCTTTTGCCTTTGGTGCTGTTCTGGCAGAAATTAACATTATTTTTGCCACAGTTTCAATTACCTCTTTTTCTGGATTAAGCTTCATTGCTAACACCTCCTTAACCAATATTGATTTAATATTTTACCATACAGTTAGAATATAGGATGCACAATTCTAAGAGAGAGAGTTATCTTATAATTAAAGGAGCACGACAGAATAACTTACAGAATATAGATTTATACATCCCTCACAATAAATTAACAGTTATAACTGGAATCTCAGGGTCTGGGAAATCCTCTCTTGCCTTTGATACAATTTATGCTGAAGGGCAATGGCGTTTTATTGAATGCATGTCAAGTTATGCGAGAGTTTTCATTGAAAAACTTCCAAAACCTGATGTTGATTTAATAGACAATATCAGACCCTCAATAGCACTTGAACAGAGAAATCCTGTTAAAGGTTCAAGAGCAACTGTTGGAACTCATAGTAATATTTATGATTATCTGCGAATACTTTTTTCAAAAATAGCAAAACCATTCTGTCCGAAATGTCATATAGAACTGAAATCATGGAATCCTTCGTTGATAGCTCAAGAGCTTTTAAGCAAATTTTATAATAAAAGAGCATTTATTATTTTTGAAAGCAGGGAAGAAATTGAAAAACTCATTCAGCTTGGATTTTCAAGAGTTTTAATATTTCAAAATGAGAACCCTCTAGTCATGGAAATGTCAGAAATTAAAGAACCCAATAATAATTCAAAAATGGTAATTACTGATAGATTGAGAATTACTGACAGCATAAGACTTACTGATTCACTTGAGGCAGCATTTAAAATGGGAGATGTTAAAATTTACATTGTTGAAGACAATAAATTACTCAGTTTTTTCTCTGAGCCTGTCTGCCATCAGTGCGGAATGAAAGCTCCAGATCCTTCACCAATGCTTTTTTCATTTAATCATCCCCATGGAGCCTGCCCTGAGTGTAAGGGATTTGGTTATGTTCTGGTATATGATGAACATTACATAATTCCTGATAAAGAACTTTCTCTTAATGAAGGAGCGGTTGAAATATGGGAAAGACCAACTCTAAAATGGTGGAAAAAACAACTTATCAAAGGAACGAAACTTTCAGGTATAAACATAAATCTGCCTTACAGATCTCTGCCTGAAGAACATAAAAAACTAATTTTTACAGGAAATCAATATTTTTATGGAATAAATGATTTTCTTGAAGAACTCGAAAAAAAGAGATATAAAGTTCATGTACGCGTTTTTCTTTCAAGAATCAGAAAGCCTGTTCTGTGCTCCCGGTGTAAAGGAAAAAGACTTAATGAAGCAGCGCTGATGTTCAAGATAGACGGGGTTGATATCGGAGACTTGAACTTCATGTCAATAAGCCAGCTCAAACAATGGATTAATTCATTAAATCTGTCTGTGCAAGAAGATACAATTGCAGAAGAACCTGTAAGACAAATTTTAATGAATCTTGAATTCCTTGAACGAGTCGGTCTTAACTATTTAACACTTGACAGACAGATCAAGACTCTTTCTGGAGGAGAATATCAGAGACTTAATATATCTAATCAGTTATCAAACAAACTCACATCTACCCTTTATGTTCTTGATGAACCAACAGTTGGATTACACCCAAGAGACACAGACAGAATTGTCAAAGTTTTAAAAGAGCTTACAGACTATGGAAATACAGTTATAGTTGTGGAGCATGACAAAGATGTTATATCACATGCAGACTGGATAGTTGAGCTCGGACCAGAAGGTGGAAGACAGGGAGGCAAGGTGATCTATTCAGGAGAAATAAACAATTTTTTGAATTTTAACTCTTATACAGCTAATTACCTGAAAACATCAGAATTTGCTCCTGTAAAAAATCAAGAGATAGCTTTTAAAAATTTCATAACTTTGAAAAAATCAACTGGACACAATCTAAAAAATATCACAGTTCACTTCCCGATGAACGCTCTTACTGTTGTAACAGGAGTTTCTGGTTCTGGAAAGAGTTCTCTAGTGGTTGATACATTTTATAAGGCTGTTGCGGGCAAATTGGGTATTGATAATCAGGAGCCTCTCGAGTTTGAAGAAATTGAAGGAATAACAAATATTAAAACAATAAAGTTAATTGACCAGTCTCCAATTGGACGAACTCCAAAGTCAATGCCAGTTACATATCTGGGTATTTACAGTAAAATACGCGATATTTTTGCATCTAAAAAAGAAGCTAAAATAAGAGGTCTGTCTCCTGGTGCCTTTTCAGTAAATAGTGCGTTAGGTTATTGTCCCGCCTGCAAAGGAGAAGGATATATTCGAGTGCAGATGTATTTTTTTGAGGACTTATTTCTATCATGTGAAGAATGTGAGGGAAAAAGGTTTCGGAAAGAAGTACTGGAAGTAAAATATAAAGACAAAAATATACACGAAGTTCTATCAATGAGCTTTGATGAAGCCTACGAATTTTTTTATGAAGACCATGGGTTGTGCGAAAAAATAAAAATTATCAGAGAACTTGGACTTGGGTATCTATTATTAGGACAGCCAGCAACCACTCTTTCTGGAGGTGAAGCTCAACGAATCAAAATATGTAATGAGATTCTCAACTCACTTACGGGTAAAAAGTCTTCACTTAAAGGCTTTATTTACATACTTGATGAACCAACTGTTGGACTTCATTATGAAGATGTAAAAAAATTTCTCAATATCATTAAAAGACTGCTTGATAAATCTGCAACAGTAATTATAATTGAACACAATCTTCAGGTTATAGCTCAGGCTGACTGGATTATTGATCTTGGACCAGAAGGTGGAAATGAAGGAGGTTACCTTCTTTATGAAGGAAACCTCCAAAACTTTTTAAAAATTAAAAATTCATACACTGCAACATATTTAAGAAAACATCTAAAATCTTAAAAAAGCCCCTACGCCACCATATTCAAGAAGTTTTCCTCTGTCTTTTTCATCTTTGACAACTTCAACCAGTGCTGATTGAGCAAGTGCCATTTCTGTTGCTCTTTCTATTAAATCCTCAGATTTCATAACACAGCCACCGCATTCCATACAGCATTCAACAGACTGAGTTGTCGCAAATCCACAATTCTGACAGATAAATCCTCCAACTTTATGATCTTTTGAAATCACCAGTTTCATAACTCTCTTGTCTCTTAAATATTTAAGAACATCATCAACTCCTATCACAGCATTCTCATTTTTCAATGCCTTTATAATAAGCTCAGAAACGGTTTCTTTTTCTTTTAATTTTTCATATTCTTCAATAAATGGAAGCACTTTCTCAAGAACCTCATCTTTTGAAGCATATTTTTCTAAATTAACTCTTCCTATTATCTTGGATTTTATT encodes:
- a CDS encoding ferredoxin domain-containing protein; protein product: MKLNPEKEVIETVAKIMLISARTAPKAKGEDEIITGVVTEKEKDKLAQELDSIGDRGDVYKFFKRDAQNVRDSEAVILIGLNFKKPAGVNCGACGYDCKTILKQKAHELEYSGPVCTIRAVDLGIAIGSVVSVAKELGVDNRVMYTVGAAARRLKLMNAQVILGIPLSVKGKNIFFDRKPV
- the uvrA gene encoding excinuclease ABC subunit UvrA gives rise to the protein MHNSKRESYLIIKGARQNNLQNIDLYIPHNKLTVITGISGSGKSSLAFDTIYAEGQWRFIECMSSYARVFIEKLPKPDVDLIDNIRPSIALEQRNPVKGSRATVGTHSNIYDYLRILFSKIAKPFCPKCHIELKSWNPSLIAQELLSKFYNKRAFIIFESREEIEKLIQLGFSRVLIFQNENPLVMEMSEIKEPNNNSKMVITDRLRITDSIRLTDSLEAAFKMGDVKIYIVEDNKLLSFFSEPVCHQCGMKAPDPSPMLFSFNHPHGACPECKGFGYVLVYDEHYIIPDKELSLNEGAVEIWERPTLKWWKKQLIKGTKLSGININLPYRSLPEEHKKLIFTGNQYFYGINDFLEELEKKRYKVHVRVFLSRIRKPVLCSRCKGKRLNEAALMFKIDGVDIGDLNFMSISQLKQWINSLNLSVQEDTIAEEPVRQILMNLEFLERVGLNYLTLDRQIKTLSGGEYQRLNISNQLSNKLTSTLYVLDEPTVGLHPRDTDRIVKVLKELTDYGNTVIVVEHDKDVISHADWIVELGPEGGRQGGKVIYSGEINNFLNFNSYTANYLKTSEFAPVKNQEIAFKNFITLKKSTGHNLKNITVHFPMNALTVVTGVSGSGKSSLVVDTFYKAVAGKLGIDNQEPLEFEEIEGITNIKTIKLIDQSPIGRTPKSMPVTYLGIYSKIRDIFASKKEAKIRGLSPGAFSVNSALGYCPACKGEGYIRVQMYFFEDLFLSCEECEGKRFRKEVLEVKYKDKNIHEVLSMSFDEAYEFFYEDHGLCEKIKIIRELGLGYLLLGQPATTLSGGEAQRIKICNEILNSLTGKKSSLKGFIYILDEPTVGLHYEDVKKFLNIIKRLLDKSATVIIIEHNLQVIAQADWIIDLGPEGGNEGGYLLYEGNLQNFLKIKNSYTATYLRKHLKS